A single genomic interval of Aedes aegypti strain LVP_AGWG chromosome 1, AaegL5.0 Primary Assembly, whole genome shotgun sequence harbors:
- the LOC5576885 gene encoding putative odorant receptor 83c — MKFPKSANVPRGTSSFESFQRILYWQHITLKMIGCDIFEINFRVSFLTVFIIFLAVLFMVISLINLYFFRDNIFNFTFVLVTFFYGVIGCGRLGFLLTHSKVSSKLVFEAKKTYELTSSGASETKVLVKYTKMLQQCVVFFSIAFMLGVVLTAIMPLILFLWNGEKILPFGVILPFTDPNSVDGYQLNYLYQISCMLWTPPGLTASQNMYFALVFNICIQYDLLILKLQALDELICQNKGEIHDIKIRSKIIDIIESQQRLDNFVTTLEELYATQVFIEVGSNALQIVMTLFVQHIDMWMPGYLILLIATFQLFVSCFLGTLIDIKSELFTKAVYDISWHKMGKENQKTLKFMLAKSQCSLQLSCGGMMTLNMNLFLTVYKKIYSIFMMLQNI; from the exons ATGAAGTTTCCAAAATCTGCGAACGTGCCACGTGGCACTTCTTCATTCGAgagttttcaaagaattctctATTGGCAGCATATTACTCTAAAGATGATTggctgtgatatttttgaaattaactTTCGTGTTTCTTTCCTCACTGTATTCATCATATTTTTGGCTGTGCTATTTATGGTGATATCTCTTATCAATCTGTACTTTTTCCGTGATAACATATTCAACTTCACTTTTGTGCTTGTAACATTTTTCTACGGAGTAATTGGCTGCGGGAGACTTGGATTTCTACTTACGCATTCAAAAGTTTCTTCTAAGTTGGTGTTCGAAGCTAAGAAAACTTATGAGCTGACATCTAGTGGCGCCAGTGAAACAAAGGTTCTCGTCAAATACACCAAAATGTTGCAGCAGTGCGTTGTGTTTTTCAGCATTGCTTTTATGTTGGGAGTGGTACTCACTGCAATAATgcctttgattttatttttatggaatggtGAAAAAATTCTTCCGTTCGGAGTGATATTGCCGTTTACCGATCCCAACTCGGTGGATGGTTACCAGTTGAACTACCTGTATCAGATAAGTTGCATGCTGTGGACACCACCTGGCTTAACAGCATCTCAAAATATGTATTTCGCTTTAGTATTCAACATCTGCATTCAGTACGATTTGCTCATTTTGAAATTACAAGCACTCGATGAGTTAATTTGTCAGAACAAAGGCGAAATTCATGATATAAAAATTCGAAGCAAAATAATCGACATCATTGAAAGCCAACAGCGACTGGACAATTTTGTAACTACCCTTGAAGAATTATACGCAACACAAGTTTTTATTGAAGTTGGCAGCAACGCATTGCAAATTGTGATGACGCTTTTCGTGCAACACATT GATATGTGGATGCCAGGATACCTAATATTGTTGattgcaacttttcaactatttgTATCGTGCTTTCTGGGGACGCTCATCGATATCAAAAGCGAACTTTTTACGAAGGCAGTCTACGACATATCATGGCATAAAATGGGAAAGGAGAATCAAAAAACCCTCAAATTTATGTTAGCCAAGTCACAGTGTTCGCTGCAGCTTTCATGTGGAGGAATGATGACGCTTAATATGAATCTGTTTCTAACT GTTTACAAGAAAATCTACTCGATCTTCATGATGTTGCAGAACATATAA